Part of the Mangifera indica cultivar Alphonso chromosome 4, CATAS_Mindica_2.1, whole genome shotgun sequence genome, ACCATAAGTAGAATTGTTCGAGTAAATCCTACTGTAACAACCTATTTGACCAACATTAGGTATGAAAGATAGGCACATGCCCACTTTGGAGGATGGCAGTACAACATCATGTATTACTTAGTCGAAACCCTTATGATAAAGATATCCGCACAGAAATTGTGGAAACCTAAGGGCTGGCCACATGGGTAAGGAAAACCTATACCGGAGGGGAGGGGGGGATACCGTAGGGACATAAGGAACTTGAGACCTAGTAGTTGAGGACCATGAAGATCTTATAGAGGCTACCTGAAAGGTAGCAGGACGAATTAGCTAggtatcatcatcatcatttgaATTTGTAGACTCATCATCTGATGATGCTTGTGGTACTTATTCTCTCATAAACTTCAGAGCCCGTATGTACCACTCAGAGTTCTGCTTAGTCTCTGTTGGACACAATGCAGTTGTAATCCCCTCCTAGAACATgaaggaaatttataaaaattaataaaatgaaagatggaatgataaaatataaatctactAATGAGCAACTTATCAGAGGAGCATCCCAAAGTATCGATATGTCATCTTAGCTTGGTAGTACAGTTGTCTTTCACTTCTAGATACAGGGAATTAATCATTTGCTTCTATACAGACATAAGGCGATAGATTATAAATCGTCTCATAAATCTAATATTGTACAATGTATAACATTTATTGTTAGTATTTATAATCGTTGGTATGAATATTAACTTTATCAATTATGCAATACTTACTTGGAAAGCAATCGAGTATCCTAAAATATTGTACCTAATCATTAGAAGTAGACTCATATAGGGTGAGTAGTGTTGTACACAAtacaaatatttgttatatataccTTTCTGTATCAATTCAACTGTTTTATTCCATGTTACTGTCCCCATAGGTACTGActaaatatatctaaattgtcagctaaatgtaaaaaatgattgggtatttttgttctattatCCTCCCCTAATAGTTTCGTAAATGTAAAATACAATACCACAAACTTCACTGCATCCTCATCATTGTCTCCCCATATTTGATCGTCAACTACTTGCTCGATCTCTTCATAGGATAACAACCTATTAATTCTCAAGAAGTATTCCTCTCTCAATTGAGGCATCCTTATACAATTAACACAGTTGGACACCCCCGTATCAAACTAGTATCTAGCGTAAATTCAACAGAGTTGAATCAAAACTCAAGACCATTTAATTTGAACTATATTTCTCTCATTAAATCCCCACAATTAATCATACAAAGTAACATCACATGCATCAAAATGATACTAAACATTGGCTCTACTAAATGTAATAAAGTCTGAAACATGGTATCTGAAAAATAGCTCTTTGAGTAAGCATTCGTTTGTTCCTAATTATAGTCACAGTGTCCATCTTTTTTCAAAGCAACATGTGCACTCAAAATCCATATGCTTGATGGAATTTGTACACCTCCTCCTAgtagttgattgcaaatgcttgaaaaatatattaatttatttattacattaatgaaCGACAATCacttttaattaaagattaatcaaacaacctagattatcataaattaatatggTTGGCGTTAACTAATTCAATTGACtctgttttcaaaattaataatggccttaaagttatattttaaaataaattttttcatggcatatAAACTATACATGAAAAACTGTAAAATTTgatatgagattatttttttcctttcatttatcTTCCTAATAAGTGTTTCTAATATATTCAAGTAAACTTATTGCAACCCTAATATATGTTTTCTAATATATGTGAGatgtaaaaaaatgataaacattGGTGGCAAAGGATTAGTGGCAAAAAGGATCCCTTTCTACCCACCATAACTTTCTTCTGCCACCAACAAGTTGGTAGCGACGCCAAGGGTTGACGACAATGCCAACCCTTTGGCGACGCCAACCTGTTCTTCCACAAACCCCTTTTTCGATctgaatttagtttgaattcaaattaaaacaataattcaatccaaatcaaatcgagatttacattgaattatataattggtaatttacattgaattacttaattgaattcaaattaaaacaataattcaatccaaatcaaatcgagatttacattgaattatataattggtaatttacattgaattacttaattgaattcaaatcgatttAAATTTCTTACGATACAGTTATGCTTCTGTTTTTAATAAGAAAACCTCACCTGTCATCCTATCACTATGTTGCCACTACTGATGATCGATGAAACTGTTcactaaatttttttgtatatgaGAAAACAATCCGATGATCTATGctatatatgtttaatacacttatgatatatattatatgatcttcacaggaaaacaaacaaatactAAAAGCATGCACATATGTTCTCTACAAGATTCTATgcattatattcattatataatgaaaagTCTTCATGTGAATGAAAAAATGGAAAGCAATCAAGCAAAAGTCTTCTAcatattcattatattcttTGCAAGAATCTatgcattatattcatatatatattcattatattcttTGCTTGTTGAATGtaatgcattatattcattatattctctGCAAGATTGTATGTTTTATATCTCACGCCAAGACTTTCACTACATGCTCTTCATGGGTGgcttattgaattatttttccatGTGGTACTTCAATATGAGATTAATGTCAACAAGAATTTAGGGAGATAAGATCAAGTGAGTTTAAAATTTGGTacatttaatcttaaaaatttaaactcaaaaatttttaaattcacttgatcttatctaacacatatataaatcttgtcttaaatattgatatcaaatatatacacatgttCTCTCTTTACAgtgcataaaaagaaaaaaataataatgttgtctttgtttgatttttcaagattaaagataagaaaaatttaaatatttcaatatataaaatggtaaaaatatttagagtgtAGAAAGTATGGTATAAATGTATACGTGTGCCAAAATTagggtaaaaaattcaatatccttaTAGTTTAAGCCCTCCATCTacattttacaatatattttGGAGTGAATTATATATTCCCAACCAAAGTTCAGACCAATAACCTTTTCCACCTCCTTGATGGCATGAATCATACTTTTAtacccaaaatcaaactttattaacAGAAATTGTACAATGAAGGGGCAATATAGTTAATTCGATTAACTTGACACATGCTcgaaaaaatctaataaaaccaaaataaaaaaattagaaagatgGTAGTTCATTCAaatccaaaatcaaataaagttaatctcaaaaacaaaataaggatCAATTGAAGTTAAGCACACATCCAAATTAAAGTAAATGAAATGATGACCCAATACGTTTCTATTGGGTTGCTAGTCATAAGAAATGAAGAGTATTGCATTTGTAAAAATAGGTTGTTGAATTGGACAACAAGGGTGGAGCTAGTGATTTCATTATTGACAACAAGTAGATAGCACTTGACATAGGCAACACAACATGGTTGTTATTTTCAATCAATGCTAGCAgtctaaattaaaatattgtatagtagtcaatttcaattaaataatgacaAGTCATGTCTCAACTCCTTGAGAATAATCTTGATGTAGTCGATCTTCTtggttttgaaatatttaaggAGATCTTAGTAGGATTGTTAGTCTTCATGGTTTCGAGCTTTTTAGTGTTTTATCGATGAAGGAGTCAAAAGATGCATTCACAAAAGATGATAGTGTAGAAAGAGATGTGTGTCAACGATGGTGTGGTTGTCAAAATGtttgaggaagaagaagatgaatgaaGCATAGATGAGTTAGTAGGGTGGAGATTGACCTACATGAGGGTTTAGTGATGGCGCTAAACAATTGAACATGCATTGATCCATACAAGTTGTTGTGAAGGTTAAGTCTAAAAGAATCTAGTTCAAAGGGAATATAGCCACATATTTTTCTCGCAAAATTGTGATGCTAATGACTCATGGATTGGGGAAGCCAAAATGTTCATATAGAAAAGTGTCATATGAATGTTAGGGTGTGAGGTCGTTCTCGttctaatagaaaaaaataaaaaatcttctaATGGTTGATTAGTGACTAATTtgagtgaaaatataattttaccataacacaaggaaaaaaaatcaattgaaagaaggaaaaacaaataaataacaaaaacacataaatgatttttcatttgaattcaattggcaagaaaaatgaatgaaatgaaatgagggAAAAAGTAGTAAGTATATTTAGtgaaagaaacaataaaacccATAAATGGTTTTTCACTTGAGTTCAATTGACAagcaaaataaatgaaatgaaatgagagaaaaattaaGAAGCAAATATAGTGAATAAAATACTATAGAGGTGCAATCCTAATTTTTGACGAGAAGGATAATAGGGTGAAAAAATTACTCCCATCTAATTATAGAtaatagggagaaggactatttctcacctaacctttgatgcgttttcaaaatgccacccacgacagatgaaaatccattttttcacccatgagccgttaatatggatgatatctgtttgcataagggtaaaatatccattttacctttgttagatgaaatgacaaaaatacccctcaatttagtctgtaaaattcatcccaaattgatgtgagggttttaccattcaccccccttaggttttaaaaactaacatttcaccttacctaaagtttttaaactttgaaaactaacattttcacccccaaacctagggtttccatatttttcaaaatacaaccactccccataactttcaaaactagtagtttcacccccattcttcaacttcatctcccgacgtcgtctccagtgtcgtcaccggcctcctccttctcctggtgcgacgacggtggtgcgatgaagagatcttcatctcctcgtcgcacggtgcgataaagagacgaagatctcttcgtcgcaccaccaaGACGATGAAGACGACTCTTCACTGTCCTTTGTCGCTCGTCGTGTCGTCTAGACGCtatgacgaaggacgactcttccagatctggacgatgctttgtcgtccagatctgggcgacgaaagGTCATCttgggtcgtccttcgtcgtcctttgtagtcggagatgggagatcgatcgaTTACATCGATCGTTGGTGGTGgttggagaaggaagcaaaccctaggggtgaaatctaaacttttcaaactttgaggatgagttagttattagtttttaagaccTGAAGGAGGAAAACgggaaaattttaaagttttaaagttttaaatagtaaatgactattttacccttgttcctaactgaaaaattagacgGCAGTTTAGTCATGAGTAAAAAAAGTGGATTTTTATTTGTCATGAGtgatattttgaaaacgcatcaaaaatTAGGTAGGatatagtccttctcccttgataatataaaaattttgtgttaaaacttttttcatttaCGAAAATTGGTTTTGAATGAGACAACGTAATTTATGATGTTAACAAGTGGAAAAGGGTTTTAGACCAAAATTTaggcgaaaaaaaaaaaattatataataaaatattattattaacatttaaattaatatttattttaaatgtgtGTTGTTTTGTAGagaaagtaaggaaagaaaaacttTGCTACAAGACACCGTACCTTGGATTTAGTAAAGGCAATGCGTGGGACAAGTTTCCAAAGTAAGCAATCCAAATTTAATCGTCTGCAGTACACGCGTCCACCTACGGGCCATAAATCAATTGAACCAGAAATAGACACGTGGAAGATGACAAAAATGTTTGCGATATGGGCAAGGGCGTAGGATCATCCGAAGAATAATTGAGCTTTATCATGACTCTGTAGCTACGGCTAGACCATGGGTCCCAACATAAATCAACATTTTGACTCCGATTCCAAGCTTGTCCCTTGGCCGTCTCTTTGCTCAACTCTCCTCCTAACCACGTGAAACATGACTACTAATTCACAAGGCTCTTCTTTACAGAAGAGAGTTCActtcttataataaaaatacatgtaAATATCAGAGCCGAATCCATATTTGTTTGATGGAAATACTTGAAAAATGTTAAGTGAAAGATGGTGAAGGTGAAGGTGAAGGTGAAGGTGAAGGTGAAGGTTAATACATGATTCATGAATGAATGCATATGCAAAAAGGTCACGTGCGGGGCGGATGACAGAGTCGGCACCGTCCCCATTTCGAAGAACGTGTGTTGGTTTGGGAATTGCATTATTTGAGTGAAGAAAAGCGCTTTTGGGAAATCTTGAAAACCAAACATACGGTCTCTTGTTTCCAGACACTCATCACTCAACCCATCCTTTAATTCAACTATGACTGCTTCCTTTACTCATCATACTTTTACAaatcccatcatcatcatcattttagTAGTAGTTGAGCAGCTTCAAACAAAATCACttcttttctaatttgtttGAAAACTCACTTTAATTTGTATCAACTaagttttattcttcttttaattaaaattattattattattattttagaaaattaatttatttcaaataaactTTTTCACCTGAAAAATTGTTAACTTAGAGAAAATTTAATGGTTATCAGCTGTATAGGGgatacattttttaagttttgttatttttttatacttccagacaaatatattaaatctatttttatatttttcttctttatgtgtcagatgtgttttctttttaaatataaaaaaatagattcacacaattataatttgaatattgacaacatcttttttaatatattttatttcagtcttaaattaaaaacacatttaacattttataatttgagttttattatcaatttaatttgatcaagctcaaaacaaatttattttaaactaatttgaatttgagtataaaaaatcttaaatcaaAATCCAAAAGGTCCTTATTTTAACCTATAAAGTATGATAATATGAACATAGAAATAACATTATTTCCATACTATAACCGAACCTGCATAAAACTGAGTTTCAGTTCGTCACATAAAATGATCCGATATCGCATGATTTGGAGTACATAAAATGATCTGATATCACATGATTTGGAGTACATAACAGTGATTACAATGAGATCGTCTTCACAGAGGTAGTCCCTTGTAAggaaattgataaaatttgacgTACGAGTCACAAGCGGAAATGGGACCTACCTACATAAACATCGAGGAAAGAGAATTGAAATCCATCATGCGTgagtaaaatgataaaataataccaaagtAGTGTAACACTTTTATCGGAGTCTGCGCCCACCGTTTATTATAGCTTATGTCATCTCTAGTGTGGTAGCCTACCTCCCCTACATCCCATCTAAATTATTCACTACCCTCCCATTGTTTTGTGGTCCATCCACCTGTACATAAATCTTCCATCACACGGTATACTTTAACTTAATAATTTGAATCTCCTGATTTTTAAATAACCGGGACCCACACTGTTACTACATCGTAACACTTTCCAATATCTATCGTCTAGAGGTTTGTTAGTGTACTACGCACCAAGATTTTGTTTTTGCCGCGGTGGGGATTGTAAAAATCAAAtcgaataaattttttttatatggagCCGTGCTTATGTTATGCTCATGCATTGCGCTGCGCCATTCAAATCACACTCATCTGCTCCACCAATTTCAAATTCCGTGACTCTGTCTCCATCAACATCAAATGCCTTTCTTAGTAGACTACCACGTCAACCCTTAAAACTTACAGCCTGGCAAACTTCTTTCACATTTCCCAACTAATTATATATTCCCACGTGGCACTCCTCTATGTTGACGCCTTCCTTCACAGCTGTTTCCCTTCAAACTCTTTAGTATAAAATGCACTCTTCTCAGCTTCAACAACACTTCACTCAGACAGCTTTTGAGAATATCTCGTCTCTTTGCCCACGATCATGGCATCTATATACCACTTGGCCATTCTTCCTCTTCTGCTCTTCTGTTCTGTCTCTCCCACGCTCTCTGCTTTAGTTCAAGAGCAACCTCTTGTTTTAAAATACCACAACGGCCTTCTCCTCAAAGGTAACGTTAGCGTTAATCTCATCTGGTACGGCAAGTTTACTCCTATCCAACGCTCCATAATCGTTGATTTTATCCATTCGTTGAACTCCAACCGGGCTCCACAGCCCTCCACCTCATCCTGGTGGAAAACCACTGAAAAATACAAAGGAGGTTCATCCAACCTTGTTGTACAGCATCAAATCCTCCACGAAGACTACTCTCTCGGCAAGTACCTCAAGAATTACCATTTAATGGCTTTAGCTAAGAAAGTAAGGAATACGGTTACTTCCTCCATTAACGTCGTCTTAACGTCGGAGGATGTTGTCGTTGATGGGTTCTGTATGAGGTGTGGCAGTCATGGGACTGTTAAGGAGACTGGCCGTGGATCAGCCCACGGAACTTATGTTTGGGTCGGCAACTCTGAGACTCAGTGCCCGGGCCAATGCGCTTGGCCCTTCCACCAGCCCATTTACGGCCCGCAAACCCCACCGTTAGTGGCTCCTAACGGAGACGTCGGAGTTGATGGCATGATCATAAACTTGGCCACCCTTTTGGCTGGCACCGTTACCAACCCGTTTAACAATGGGTATTTCCAAGGTCCCGCCAGCGCACCACTGGAAGCCGTCTCCGCTTGCACGGGTAAATTCGGGGCTGGTTCGTACCCGGGGTATCCGGGTCGGGTCTTGATGGATAAGGTAACCGGAGCGAGTTATAACGCTCACGGGGTTAACGGGAGGAAGTACTTGCTGCCTGCCATGTGGGATCCGCAGACATCAGCGTGTAAGACAATTGTGTGAGAGTGATGACGAGGCATGACACGTGTGAAATGGGGGCAGACGTGGCAGTAGGATGTGGCCACGTATGTATGTAGATAAGATTTGaggtttttgttgtgtttgtgtGCGAGAGAGTCACGTGTAAATTATACGTGGAAgttaaaaagcaaaaagaaagatgaagtgAATGTGAAATGGAAAGTAAAATggtaataataatagtaaaagaaaatattattttaataagtgGATAAGGATAAGTGGagcttttgtttgtttgtgttgtgttgtgttgtgtttgCTTAAGGATTAGAATGGATAAAGGATCTGAAGAGATGCTGGGGTGTGGGAGACCATCATAATTGGGAACAGTAATGTTAGTGGGAAATGATTGGATGCTCCTcatcaatatttttaacaatgTGGAGTTCAATTAATTGATTGTTAAATTCGAAGATATCAAATTGGGATTAATAAAgggccaaaaggcttattccaACTCAAGTTTTACTTTAttgtgagattttaaaaattttatttattaatatttatttattttttaattaattgtaagaatattattttatattaatattaaaataaataaaaatatattttattttttaatttaaaaaatagataactttttatttaattttatttttcttgaagAGGTAGCTAGTTGATctttttatcacttttttctttGGAAGTTTTCTAACgtggaaattataaaaaaattgattaaaatgactAATGATGCCACACATAAATCTGTTAgatttttgattatttatatgttatgttTGTACATTGTTTGACAAATGTACAGCTGATTGGATATTACACATTTGTATGATGTCATCTAAATCTATGTGATATCGTTAATTATTTCAATCAGTTTTTAGGTgatttttacatttaaaaaaccATTGTGTAATTATCTAGAGTTGTTTAAGTAattgtcaaatttaaaaaaaaaaaaacatatttttaaaggaaaatataagttttttaaatttttaaataaaaaattattaatttttaaattaaaaaatatataattttatttattttaatattaataataaaacgataaaattacttttataattaattaaaaaaatttatgataataaaaaggTAATTGAGTGTTTACTCACTGACGAGTGTTTGGAAATTTGAGTGAAACTAGCCCTTTGCCATAAATAAAATTGGGTTGCCCCGAGAATCCACACGCGGTATTTGAAACTTCttgtgatttatatatatatatatatatatatgtatgtatgtatgtatgtaccAAATATGATGACATTTTTTCACTCCTGttaaatagaattttattaaaactgaagatagaaaataaaaaaggtaaaagcacttttttaacttttaaataatattttgactcagttaccaaaaaatatattgtcttttaaattttattaaaactttttgattatttttacattaaatttattaCGAAAAATATTCAAAGAAGTTTAGTAAGCCCATCACTCAAACCTTAAGCGGCTAGGGTTGTCTTCAACAATCCATCACTCAAATCTTGCTTATTCACTTTGcatcttttatttgtttacgGTCTGCCTTAACCTATGGATCCATCGCAATGTAAGTGATCTGTAATTGACCACGAGAAGGAGATAATTCATTGTTTAGacaattaaatgatgaattttgtcATCATTGACTTGGAATTTCTCTGAATCTTTGTATTGAAGACTTGAGATCGAAAATCATTGCACCAGCTAACTCACTAAGTTTGATGAGTGAACCATGAGCCTCTAACTGTGTGATGAAGATTGATTTGTGGGTGAAGATTGATTCAATCTTTGACCGGTTTTCGGTTATAGCAATTTAATCCCAAGTACACAAAATGCAAAGAAAAATAAGGGGATTTgtgtgattttaattttaaccaacaGTCAACGGAATATGCTAATATAAACTGTAAAATGAGGTTGGTCAAATTtactcaaatatataaaagatgtttgaccatatataatattacacttAAAATATACATTGGTGAGTCGTGTctaaaatctttaatttttgtattttagtaataaattagtttaagatttttatttattaatattgatactcatagatattttactattttttaaatttcattttatagaAGAAACTGCAAAAACAGGAAGACAATTCgcaaaaataaggaaaaataagaagaaTCTCCCAATCACATAAGAAAAAGGCAAATGCGTAGGCAAGATATAGGAAACGATCCATAATAGTCAATgttgtaacacccacaggtaaggtcaagggcatttttgtcttttcttatttttttaatatggcGATAAATGATTTTGAGgttacatgcccatgtatggaGCCATATACGATTGTGTATGGTCAATAGAAAGTTAATAAGTGGATCATATTGTGATTGGAACAAAATATGAAGTTGTCTTAGTTGTGCAACTAGACATACGATCGTGTATGGTTCATACACACCCGTGTATCGCGTcctagagataaaaaaaaaaaatgcgaTCAACCCTAGCTCACATGTTCTTTTACTCCCTAGCTGCTTAAAAAGTGATAGAGTGTGAGAAAAGAGTCTATGGTTGCCTGAGGAGTTACCGCTAATCACTAGAATCACCATAGTCATGCAAGAGAGGCTTTGTCACAAAATCCAAGTAAGCGTAacgattttcctttttttttttttaaatcatgaaaTCTTTGAAGTCCTCTGGTATTAGCAAGATCTAGAGTTGTATTGACCCGAGTATGATGATTTGCATGTGTACCTGATCTTGAATGCCATTATGATAAACCATATACCTGCCTAGTCTTGTGAGTGTATGATAATTATGTGTTTGGAGTTGATAGTTCATTAGTGTTATTGATTTTATGTGTATGTGGGTTATAAAGCATGATCTTCAGAAAGTACACTCCATAgacaacttaaaatttttttgtattggcctgaatatatgtttgattgatTGTTTGCATGACTGGAGCGATGTAAAAACCCTAGGGTACAATTTCTAGATTCTGAAACATGGTTGTGTATGGTTCCATACATGCTCGTATGTCGTTCcagaattttgaaaactcaaggATCTCATACTCATTCTGAGGGAAGAAATACACGATCatatggtatgagacacacgTTCATGTATAGTTTTTCAAAAGTGGATGACGTGCGCTAGAAGACACGTGGCTCGTACACTTGGATTCAAGTACATGGGAGTGTGCCCAGGTTAACTCCTCGTAAGTATTTGCTCTATACATGACCCTTTTTTTAGTGTCACACGCTCGTATATATGGTTTAAGAGGCACACAAATATGGGTTGAGAAGCACACGACCGTGTACCTTCAGACAAAGTCAAAGGACGATTATACCCTTTGGTTATATGCATAAAAGAGTGAGAATTACAAAAAGTAACAAGCTACCAAAAGGTAAGGAATTCAACAATGATATATATGAGGTGTTCGACTGTGTGGACGACAACATAAGCTCAGATCGAGTCAAATTCGAGTCAAAAAGTTAGTAACCTTAAAGCTAGTGTCACACGACTAGATAGTCACCAACTATATGCATAAGTGACGATAATTGTGAGAGCAATAAGGTTGGATACCCATGaaatgcatcatgcactcgGCACCAAGACGTATAGCCATCTAGTTCAGTTAAAGTATGTATTGTAAAgatgtggcttttagatattcttTACGTGATCAAtgagatgcatcacatatatACCCGAGGTAGTGTCCAACTTCAAATGGTTAATTAACAATTTCTATCAGTTTATGTGATAAGAGAATAAGTTATTATCAAAGATTTTTCTGTGTGATC contains:
- the LOC123214070 gene encoding protein EXORDIUM-like 2 produces the protein MASIYHLAILPLLLFCSVSPTLSALVQEQPLVLKYHNGLLLKGNVSVNLIWYGKFTPIQRSIIVDFIHSLNSNRAPQPSTSSWWKTTEKYKGGSSNLVVQHQILHEDYSLGKYLKNYHLMALAKKVRNTVTSSINVVLTSEDVVVDGFCMRCGSHGTVKETGRGSAHGTYVWVGNSETQCPGQCAWPFHQPIYGPQTPPLVAPNGDVGVDGMIINLATLLAGTVTNPFNNGYFQGPASAPLEAVSACTGKFGAGSYPGYPGRVLMDKVTGASYNAHGVNGRKYLLPAMWDPQTSACKTIV